In the Kineosporiaceae bacterium genome, one interval contains:
- a CDS encoding acyl-CoA dehydrogenase family protein, whose amino-acid sequence MPQPAHATHGNHVRDHWPPGAPGSDRYDPAPAPGYGDDVPDSEDRAADPASEPVDLYSTDAALVEAVRRHGAEQHAGRLRDLAAVAGSARSLRWAEFVDRYPPTLRTHDAFGNRVDEVEYHPAWHRLMQAGVRAGLSATPWLRTTEPPHQPHTVRAAALLLWAQIDIGHLTALSATHAVAPALAQDEALSAEWLPRLASRAYESGLRPPARKLGNTAGLAVTERSGGTDLRSTTTVARPEGSDGASYLLTGHKWFVSAPMSDAFLVLAQTHGGPTTFLVPRVLPDGERNPWHLQRLKTTLGTRSTGIAEVDLDQTWGRRLGDEGRGLRSLAIATTALRRDGVVISAGMMRACVVRAIQHARGREVFGSPLVDKPLMQNVLADLAVESEAATTLAMRLAAAADAGENDLLRVIVPVAKYWVAKRVPHLAAEALECLGGNGYVEDHGLARVYRAAVLPSLWEGTGNLTALDVLRTMSLQPRAMEVLLGEIDRGRGADSRLDQAMDDVAAFLQAAAREARRDPAAVEAGARWMVERLAIALQASLVVRYAPTAVATAYLATRVAGGGGFLAGTLPVGRRTTQAIVDRALPH is encoded by the coding sequence ATGCCTCAGCCCGCACACGCCACCCACGGTAACCATGTCCGGGATCACTGGCCTCCGGGCGCGCCGGGGAGTGACCGGTATGACCCGGCGCCCGCCCCTGGGTACGGTGACGACGTGCCGGACTCCGAGGATCGTGCCGCCGACCCGGCGTCCGAGCCTGTCGATCTGTACTCCACGGACGCCGCGCTGGTCGAGGCGGTGCGGCGACACGGGGCCGAACAGCACGCCGGTCGGCTGCGCGATCTGGCCGCGGTGGCGGGGTCGGCGCGCTCACTTCGCTGGGCGGAATTCGTCGACCGGTATCCCCCGACACTGCGTACCCACGACGCGTTCGGCAATCGGGTCGACGAGGTCGAGTACCACCCGGCATGGCATCGCCTGATGCAGGCGGGTGTCCGGGCAGGGCTCTCCGCCACCCCGTGGTTACGCACCACAGAACCGCCGCACCAGCCCCACACGGTGCGCGCCGCGGCCCTGCTGCTGTGGGCCCAGATCGACATCGGCCATCTCACGGCACTCAGCGCCACCCATGCTGTGGCCCCCGCCCTGGCCCAGGACGAGGCCCTGTCGGCCGAGTGGCTGCCGCGGTTGGCCTCGCGCGCCTATGAGTCGGGGCTGCGTCCCCCGGCGCGCAAGCTCGGTAACACCGCGGGGCTGGCGGTCACCGAGCGCTCCGGCGGTACCGACCTGCGCAGCACCACCACGGTGGCGCGCCCCGAGGGCAGCGACGGCGCGTCCTACCTGCTCACCGGGCACAAGTGGTTCGTCTCGGCACCCATGAGTGATGCCTTTCTGGTTCTGGCGCAGACCCATGGCGGCCCCACCACGTTCCTGGTGCCTCGGGTGCTGCCCGACGGCGAGCGCAACCCCTGGCACCTGCAACGGCTCAAGACCACCCTCGGCACCCGCTCGACCGGCATCGCCGAGGTGGACCTCGACCAGACCTGGGGCCGGCGGTTGGGCGATGAGGGACGCGGCCTGCGCAGCCTCGCGATCGCGACCACGGCGCTGCGTCGCGACGGGGTGGTGATCTCGGCGGGCATGATGCGGGCCTGTGTGGTGCGCGCCATCCAGCACGCCCGCGGACGAGAGGTCTTCGGGTCGCCCCTGGTGGACAAACCCCTGATGCAGAACGTCCTGGCCGATCTGGCGGTCGAGTCCGAGGCCGCCACCACCCTCGCGATGCGGCTGGCCGCCGCCGCGGACGCGGGCGAGAACGACCTGCTGCGGGTCATCGTCCCGGTCGCCAAGTACTGGGTGGCCAAGCGCGTTCCGCACCTGGCCGCCGAGGCCCTGGAGTGTCTGGGCGGCAACGGCTATGTCGAGGATCACGGTCTCGCCAGGGTGTACCGGGCGGCCGTGTTGCCCTCATTGTGGGAGGGCACGGGAAACCTGACCGCCCTGGACGTGCTGCGCACGATGTCGTTGCAGCCACGGGCGATGGAGGTGCTGCTCGGCGAGATCGACCGCGGCCGCGGGGCCGACTCGAGGCTCGATCAGGCGATGGACGACGTCGCCGCGTTCCTGCAGGCCGCCGCCCGCGAGGCCCGCCGTGACCCGGCTGCCGTCGAGGCCGGCGCCCGGTGGATGGTGGAACGGCTGGCCATTGCGCTGCAGGCCTCGCTGGTGGTGCGGTATGCACCAACGGCTGTCGCCACCGCCTATCTGGCCACGCGGGTCGCGGGGGGCGGCGGGTTCCTCGCCGGCACCTTGCCCGTCGGGCGGCGCACGACCCAGGCGATCGTCGACCGGGCGCTGCCGCACTGA
- a CDS encoding YihY/virulence factor BrkB family protein, with translation MRDVRRVGWRRTGSALARLTAGTVRTCLRYRVTGLAAEAGFFALLSLPPLVLGLVASLGYAGNWLGADVVGRLKSRIGELAGTVLSDQAVREVILPTFDDVATNGRLEIVSLGFVLSLWSGSRALNVYVDTVSIMYGLGGQRGIVRTRALSFSMYLLTLILGAVAFPLVLVGPGLIGQFLRSRIGGLPSLGWLESLYWPIVVVFSVVLLTTLYHVATPVRVPWRKDIPGAVLALVIWTVASAVLRVIVAQSVGGTSIYGPLSAPIVLLIWLYFLAIAVLIGAALNATFDSIWPDPARTAARRAPQMHAAERPVTPDPQQRVGAPPPLAQPPAEQE, from the coding sequence GTGCGTGACGTGCGGCGGGTCGGGTGGCGCCGGACCGGGTCCGCGCTGGCCCGACTGACCGCTGGAACCGTGCGTACCTGCCTGCGGTATCGGGTCACCGGCCTGGCCGCGGAGGCCGGCTTCTTCGCCCTGCTGTCATTGCCTCCCTTGGTGCTGGGGTTGGTCGCCAGCCTGGGCTATGCGGGCAACTGGCTCGGCGCGGACGTGGTCGGGCGGCTCAAGAGCCGCATCGGCGAGTTGGCCGGCACCGTGCTCAGTGACCAGGCGGTGCGCGAGGTGATCCTGCCCACATTCGACGACGTGGCCACCAACGGCCGCCTCGAGATCGTCTCGTTGGGTTTCGTGCTGTCGCTGTGGTCGGGGTCGCGCGCCCTCAACGTCTACGTCGACACCGTGTCGATCATGTACGGCCTGGGCGGTCAGCGGGGGATCGTGCGCACCCGCGCGCTGTCGTTCTCGATGTACCTGCTCACCCTGATCCTGGGTGCGGTCGCGTTTCCGCTGGTGCTGGTGGGGCCGGGGTTGATCGGGCAGTTCCTGCGCTCGCGGATCGGTGGTCTGCCGTCGTTGGGCTGGCTGGAATCGCTGTACTGGCCCATCGTCGTGGTGTTCTCGGTCGTGCTGTTGACCACGCTGTACCACGTGGCCACGCCGGTGCGGGTGCCCTGGCGCAAGGACATCCCCGGAGCGGTGTTGGCCCTGGTGATCTGGACGGTGGCCAGCGCCGTGCTGCGCGTGATCGTGGCGCAATCGGTGGGCGGTACCTCGATCTACGGTCCGTTGTCGGCGCCGATCGTGTTGTTGATCTGGCTCTACTTCCTCGCGATCGCGGTGCTGATCGGGGCGGCGTTGAACGCCACCTTCGACAGCATCTGGCCCGATCCGGCCCGGACGGCGGCGCGTCGCGCACCGCAGATGCATGCCGCCGAGCGTCCGGTCACCCCCGATCCGCAGCAACGGGTGGGGGCACCGCCGCCACTGGCACAGCCGCCCGCCGAACAGGAGTGA
- a CDS encoding M50 family metallopeptidase, with protein MIAVTATGVFGALGVAALATVVPALWRWTQLFSTFVHETGHAVVALLSGRLVTAVEIFFNGGGCTTSYGAPGPLLIPVTAAGYAAPPLIGLALVAALVNGASVSTLLLIALLPVVAILVLSRNLGAVLVVGTVIAALAILIHRAGPISQTIAVLIAAWFLLLAGLRDNIELVRVINQGRGDDASALSELTALPAEVWVGAFVAVAALCIYQAGRWLFG; from the coding sequence ATGATCGCGGTCACGGCCACGGGGGTCTTCGGTGCCCTCGGCGTGGCGGCTCTGGCCACCGTCGTACCGGCGCTGTGGCGCTGGACCCAACTCTTCAGCACCTTCGTGCACGAGACCGGGCACGCCGTGGTCGCTCTGCTGAGCGGCCGGCTGGTGACCGCCGTCGAGATCTTCTTCAACGGGGGCGGCTGTACCACCAGCTACGGCGCACCCGGCCCGCTGCTGATCCCGGTGACCGCCGCGGGGTACGCCGCTCCCCCACTGATCGGGCTGGCCCTGGTGGCCGCGCTGGTGAACGGGGCCTCGGTCTCGACCCTGCTCCTCATCGCTCTGCTGCCCGTGGTGGCGATCCTGGTGCTCAGCCGCAACCTGGGCGCCGTGCTCGTGGTCGGCACGGTGATCGCCGCCCTGGCGATCCTGATCCACCGTGCCGGACCGATCTCCCAGACCATCGCGGTCCTGATCGCTGCCTGGTTCCTGCTGCTGGCCGGACTGCGTGACAACATCGAGTTGGTGCGGGTGATCAACCAGGGCAGGGGCGATGACGCGTCCGCGCTCTCCGAACTCACCGCTCTGCCGGCCGAGGTGTGGGTGGGAGCCTTCGTCGCCGTCGCTGCCCTGTGCATCTATCAGGCCGGGCGGTGGCTCTTCGGGTGA
- a CDS encoding HAMP domain-containing histidine kinase codes for MTTDPQAPAPTALGHLGRRLVAAFTAVAALAIALVTVAALIGTDRGLTSQVHQQRQEFADNLAAAAAAAYARAGAWDAADLDELRAAVLGSGTQLSLTAADGTELAVFGGGRRGMGAGMRQGADGESAAVVSSPVVVDGVRVAAIRLFYPATTVIAGRPVAWSWVLAAAVVALALALAAGLLAARSLTRPVQALIAVSRSYAAGDLSARVALRGSGELGALADAFDEAASAVQDAETQRRQMAADVAHELRTPLAALQAGLEELRDGLVPAEVDTLARLHDQSLRLARVVTDLADLSSAQASGHSLRWEPIDLAALVRQECAERAALVRAAELDLQLDAATPARVRGDRGRLHQVVGNLLENCVRHCRPGDTVTVRVDAPAAPDPSQPGLVRLTVRDTGPGIDEPDLAHVTTRFWRSSRARTGSVGSGLGLAIVAELVRAHHGRIEVTSPGHLGTVVMVELPAEPEPAPGLRPAPDGYS; via the coding sequence GTGACGACTGACCCGCAGGCCCCGGCTCCCACCGCACTCGGCCACCTCGGCCGGCGCCTGGTGGCCGCGTTCACCGCAGTCGCCGCGCTGGCCATCGCGCTGGTCACGGTGGCCGCCCTGATCGGCACCGATCGCGGGCTGACGAGCCAGGTGCATCAGCAACGGCAGGAGTTCGCCGACAACCTGGCCGCCGCCGCGGCGGCCGCCTACGCCCGGGCCGGCGCGTGGGACGCCGCTGATCTCGACGAGCTGCGCGCCGCCGTCCTCGGCAGTGGTACCCAACTCTCACTGACCGCCGCCGACGGCACCGAGCTGGCCGTGTTCGGCGGCGGCCGGCGCGGCATGGGGGCGGGTATGCGTCAGGGCGCCGACGGCGAATCGGCCGCCGTGGTGTCGTCCCCGGTCGTCGTCGACGGGGTCCGGGTGGCGGCCATCCGCTTGTTCTACCCGGCCACCACCGTCATCGCCGGCCGCCCGGTCGCCTGGTCGTGGGTGCTGGCGGCCGCGGTGGTCGCGCTGGCCCTGGCCCTGGCGGCGGGCCTGCTCGCCGCACGTTCCCTGACCCGACCGGTGCAGGCGTTGATCGCCGTCTCGCGGTCGTATGCGGCCGGGGACCTGTCGGCGCGGGTGGCCCTGCGGGGTTCCGGTGAGCTCGGAGCACTGGCCGATGCCTTCGACGAGGCGGCGAGCGCCGTCCAGGACGCCGAGACCCAACGCCGACAGATGGCCGCCGACGTCGCCCACGAGTTGCGCACCCCGCTGGCAGCGCTGCAGGCCGGCCTCGAGGAGCTGCGCGACGGTTTGGTCCCGGCCGAGGTCGACACGCTGGCCCGCCTGCACGACCAGAGCCTGCGGTTGGCGCGGGTCGTCACCGATCTCGCCGACCTGTCCTCTGCCCAGGCCTCCGGGCACTCGCTGCGGTGGGAACCGATCGATCTCGCGGCCCTGGTGCGCCAGGAGTGTGCCGAGCGCGCTGCCCTGGTGCGAGCCGCCGAACTCGACCTGCAGCTGGACGCCGCAACCCCGGCCCGAGTGCGTGGCGACCGTGGACGATTGCACCAGGTGGTGGGCAACCTGCTGGAGAACTGCGTACGGCACTGCCGGCCCGGCGACACGGTGACCGTGCGGGTCGATGCACCGGCCGCACCGGACCCGTCGCAGCCGGGCCTGGTGCGGCTGACGGTCCGCGACACCGGCCCCGGCATCGACGAGCCCGATCTGGCCCACGTGACGACGCGATTCTGGCGGTCCTCACGCGCTCGCACCGGATCGGTCGGAAGCGGGCTGGGGCTGGCCATCGTGGCCGAGCTCGTGCGCGCCCATCACGGCCGGATCGAGGTCACCTCGCCTGGGCACCTTGGCACCGTGGTGATGGTCGAGTTGCCCGCCGAGCCCGAACCGGCTCCTGGGTTGCGGCCGGCACCGGATGGGTACTCCTAG
- a CDS encoding response regulator transcription factor — translation MATVLVVEDDRDIREVLRRYLERAGHAVLTTASGAEALRIVEDGGTDLVVLDLGLPDVDGLEVLRAVHPRGHPPVLVLTARSETDDRIRGLSLGADDYVTKPFSPTEVVLRVGAILARTTGSVDDPDRTSFGEGRLLIDSGRHEVVVDGRTVDLTATEWGVLATLASVPGRPFSRYELVNRVRGYEFAGYERSMDSHVKNLRHKLGDAAGLVETVVGVGYRLGVRRDD, via the coding sequence ATGGCCACGGTGCTCGTCGTCGAGGACGACCGCGACATCCGCGAGGTGCTGCGCCGCTATCTCGAGCGCGCCGGTCACGCCGTGCTGACCACCGCCTCGGGGGCCGAGGCGCTGCGCATCGTCGAGGACGGCGGTACCGACCTCGTGGTGCTCGACCTCGGCCTACCCGACGTCGACGGGCTCGAGGTGCTGCGCGCCGTCCACCCCCGTGGCCATCCGCCCGTGCTCGTCCTGACCGCCCGCAGCGAGACCGACGACCGCATCAGGGGCCTGTCGCTGGGCGCGGACGACTACGTCACCAAGCCGTTCAGCCCCACCGAGGTCGTCCTGAGAGTGGGCGCGATCCTGGCCCGCACCACCGGATCGGTCGATGATCCCGACCGCACCTCGTTCGGCGAGGGACGGCTCCTCATCGACAGCGGCCGCCACGAGGTCGTGGTGGACGGCCGCACCGTGGATCTGACCGCCACCGAGTGGGGGGTGCTGGCCACGCTGGCGTCGGTGCCAGGGCGACCGTTCTCGCGCTATGAACTGGTCAACCGGGTTCGTGGCTACGAGTTCGCCGGCTACGAGCGCAGCATGGACTCGCACGTGAAGAACCTGCGCCACAAGCTCGGCGATGCCGCGGGGCTCGTGGAAACCGTTGTCGGCGTGGGCTATCGGCTGGGCGTGCGGCGTGACGACTGA